A DNA window from Campylobacter concisus contains the following coding sequences:
- the ppk2 gene encoding polyphosphate kinase 2 yields the protein MSKDKKHQKSEKLGYEEELRLLQIELLKFQNYVKEKGLRVLMLMEGRDAAGKGGTIKRLTEHLNPRGCRIVALAKPSDVEKTQWYFQRYVTHLPSAGEIVIFDRSWYNRAGVEPVMGFCTQEEHKEFLREVPKFEEMIINSGIIFFKIYLSITKDEQKKRFKERQNDPLKQFKISPVDQKAQELWDQYSIAKYSMLLASHNSISPWVIVSSDNKKEARLNVFKFILSHVEYPKKINDYLEFDKNVVRDGSEEIKRIEEGLNKDKLKSID from the coding sequence ATGTCAAAAGACAAAAAACACCAAAAAAGCGAGAAACTTGGCTATGAGGAAGAGCTTAGACTACTTCAAATTGAACTTTTAAAATTTCAAAATTACGTAAAAGAAAAAGGCCTTAGAGTACTCATGCTAATGGAAGGGCGCGACGCAGCTGGTAAAGGCGGAACAATAAAACGCCTAACTGAGCATCTAAATCCAAGAGGTTGCCGTATAGTAGCGCTTGCTAAGCCAAGTGATGTCGAAAAAACACAGTGGTATTTTCAAAGATATGTGACTCATCTACCAAGTGCCGGAGAGATAGTGATCTTTGATAGAAGCTGGTACAATAGAGCTGGTGTTGAGCCAGTGATGGGCTTTTGCACGCAAGAAGAGCATAAGGAATTTTTACGTGAAGTGCCAAAATTTGAAGAGATGATCATAAACTCTGGCATAATTTTTTTTAAAATTTATCTTTCAATCACAAAAGATGAGCAGAAAAAACGCTTCAAAGAGAGGCAAAATGATCCGTTAAAGCAGTTTAAAATTTCACCCGTTGATCAAAAAGCACAAGAACTTTGGGATCAATACTCTATCGCTAAATATTCGATGCTTCTTGCCTCTCACAATAGCATTTCACCATGGGTCATTGTCTCAAGCGATAACAAAAAAGAAGCTAGGCTAAATGTCTTTAAATTTATCCTAAGTCACGTTGAATATCCAAAAAAGATAAATGACTACTTGGAATTTGACAAAAACGTCGTAAGAGATGGAAGTGAAGAGATAAAGCGCATAGAAGAAGGGCTAAATAAAGATAAGTTAAAGAGTATCGATTAG